In the Candidatus Thermoplasmatota archaeon genome, one interval contains:
- a CDS encoding HAD family hydrolase, whose protein sequence is MIKVISFDMDGTLVRKDYVDHVWLEIIPTIYAKKKDVDFEKAKKYIEREYMKVGEQSLEWYDIKYWLKKLDLNYDWKKLLRENAYLLKFYPEVPEVLDRLGKNYELVIISNAAREFIKIEAEALNLSKKFGHIFSAVTDFGQTKKNPSVYKKICQTLDVEKGEIVHIGDSWEFDYLSPLKAGITSFYLDREEKMDESHAVKNLKEFEEKLLDEKKRWMN, encoded by the coding sequence ATGATAAAAGTAATTTCTTTTGATATGGACGGCACTCTTGTTCGGAAAGATTATGTTGATCATGTCTGGCTCGAAATAATCCCAACTATTTATGCAAAAAAGAAAGATGTAGATTTTGAAAAAGCGAAAAAATATATAGAAAGGGAGTACATGAAAGTGGGAGAACAATCTCTTGAGTGGTACGATATAAAGTACTGGCTGAAAAAATTGGATTTAAATTATGATTGGAAAAAACTGCTCAGGGAAAATGCATATCTTCTAAAGTTTTATCCCGAGGTGCCGGAAGTTTTGGACAGACTTGGCAAAAATTATGAACTTGTAATCATATCCAATGCTGCTAGAGAATTCATAAAAATTGAAGCTGAAGCGTTGAACCTCAGCAAAAAATTTGGACATATTTTTTCCGCCGTAACGGATTTCGGGCAAACGAAGAAGAATCCAAGCGTGTATAAAAAAATATGTCAAACGTTGGACGTAGAAAAAGGAGAGATAGTTCATATTGGCGATAGCTGGGAATTTGATTATTTATCTCCTTTAAAGGCTGGCATCACATCCTTCTATCTGGACAGGGAAGAAAAAATGGACGAAAGCCATGCGGTAAAAAATTTAAAGGAGTTCGAGGAAAAATTGTTAGATGAGAAAAAACGCTGGATGAATTAA
- a CDS encoding HDIG domain-containing protein encodes MISDEEAMEMLEQVGEENLRKHMMAVGTIMEKMAEKFSEDKEIWKMTGLLHDIDYKKSDMNEHGLLSAKMLEGKLPEEALHAVRAHNERTGVKAETLIDKALIAADAASGLVVATALVMPGKKLSEVKTKSLIHKFKDKSFAKNIDRGRILVCDKIGMDTREFLSLALEAMNGISDELGL; translated from the coding sequence ATGATATCTGATGAGGAAGCAATGGAAATGTTGGAGCAGGTGGGCGAGGAAAATTTGAGAAAACACATGATGGCGGTTGGGACGATAATGGAAAAGATGGCAGAGAAATTTAGCGAGGATAAAGAGATATGGAAAATGACAGGTTTGCTTCACGATATAGACTACAAAAAGTCGGATATGAATGAACATGGACTGTTGTCAGCAAAGATGCTTGAGGGGAAGTTGCCGGAAGAAGCGCTTCATGCCGTAAGGGCCCACAATGAGAGAACTGGAGTGAAGGCAGAGACTTTGATCGACAAAGCTCTGATTGCTGCTGATGCCGCCTCCGGTCTTGTGGTTGCCACCGCTCTGGTGATGCCCGGGAAGAAGCTGTCGGAAGTGAAGACGAAATCGTTGATTCATAAATTCAAGGACAAATCCTTTGCAAAAAATATAGACAGGGGAAGGATATTGGTATGCGATAAAATCGGAATGGATACGAGGGAGTTCCTATCGCTGGCACTTGAGGCGATGAATGGAATAAGCGATGAACTAGGCCTTTAA
- a CDS encoding type II toxin-antitoxin system HicA family toxin: MRKETPSETHNITLPYHNEIAKGTLSDILSKLALWNSTPKEELIRILKDI; encoded by the coding sequence ATGAGAAAAGAAACACCATCGGAAACTCATAATATCACCCTGCCTTATCACAATGAGATAGCGAAGGGCACACTAAGTGATATACTCTCAAAATTGGCACTGTGGAACTCGACTCCAAAAGAAGAACTTATCAGGATACTTAAAGACATATAA
- a CDS encoding adenylosuccinate synthase — translation MPAIVLIGLQWGDEGKGKITDFYAGYADCVTRFQGGNNAGHTVIASGKKYKFHLIPSGAVQGKEVVIGNGVVLNPSVLLGEIEMLREEGIELRLHISDRTNVIMPYHHILDGAEENLLGDKKIGTTGRGIGPCYADKISRFGIRMEDMIDSHILKEKLERIIPIKQAMINAFHSREKLDIDKIFREYSSYGKKLGKYVTDTTLYINKMLDAGKTVLFEGAQGCMLDIDFGTYPYTTSSHPVAGGASIGAGVGPKRFDKVVGILKAYTTRVGEGPMPTELTDDVGNHLTEKGNEYGTTTGRRRRCGWLDLVAARYACRINYVDEIAVTKLDVLDGLEKVKICKRYECGGNETDNFPSSLSLLSKCRPIYEEMDGWKTTAGVKKYDDLPPKAKKYLDAISEWLDVPINIISTGPSRDETIMLKA, via the coding sequence ATGCCGGCGATTGTACTCATCGGGCTTCAGTGGGGGGATGAGGGAAAGGGAAAAATAACGGATTTTTATGCAGGTTATGCGGACTGCGTCACCCGCTTTCAGGGTGGCAACAATGCAGGGCATACGGTCATTGCCAGTGGAAAAAAATACAAGTTCCATCTTATACCCTCAGGGGCTGTACAGGGCAAGGAAGTAGTCATCGGCAACGGTGTCGTTTTAAACCCTTCGGTTCTGCTTGGTGAAATTGAGATGCTGAGAGAGGAAGGAATAGAATTGCGGCTTCACATAAGTGATAGGACAAACGTCATAATGCCGTACCACCATATTCTCGACGGAGCTGAAGAAAATTTACTCGGGGACAAAAAAATAGGCACTACCGGCAGGGGGATAGGCCCATGTTACGCTGATAAAATTTCGCGTTTTGGAATAAGAATGGAAGATATGATTGACAGTCATATATTAAAAGAAAAATTGGAAAGAATCATCCCGATAAAGCAGGCGATGATAAATGCATTTCATTCTAGAGAAAAACTTGATATCGATAAAATATTTAGGGAATACAGTTCATATGGTAAAAAACTCGGGAAGTACGTCACGGATACTACCCTGTATATAAACAAAATGCTTGATGCGGGCAAGACCGTCTTATTTGAAGGGGCACAGGGATGCATGCTGGATATTGACTTCGGTACGTATCCATACACCACTTCATCCCATCCCGTCGCCGGCGGCGCCTCCATCGGGGCTGGCGTCGGTCCAAAGAGATTTGATAAAGTTGTTGGTATTCTCAAGGCATATACCACCAGGGTTGGAGAGGGACCGATGCCGACCGAACTTACCGACGATGTGGGAAATCATCTTACAGAAAAGGGAAATGAATACGGTACTACCACGGGAAGAAGGAGAAGGTGCGGATGGCTTGACCTTGTCGCTGCCAGGTATGCGTGCAGGATAAATTATGTCGATGAGATTGCTGTAACCAAACTGGATGTACTCGACGGGCTTGAAAAAGTAAAGATATGCAAGAGGTATGAATGTGGCGGGAATGAAACGGATAATTTTCCTTCATCGTTATCATTGCTATCAAAGTGCAGGCCGATATACGAGGAAATGGATGGATGGAAAACAACGGCAGGGGTTAAGAAATATGATGATCTACCACCAAAAGCGAAGAAATATCTCGACGCCATATCGGAATGGCTGGACGTGCCCATAAATATCATATCAACAGGTCCTTCAAGAGATGAAACAATAATGTTAAAGGCCTAG